A single region of the Thermoanaerobacterium aotearoense genome encodes:
- the fusA gene encoding elongation factor G, which yields MKDYKTQQIRNVGLVSHGGAGKTTLAEALLYNAKAIDRIGRVEDGTTVSDYDPEEISRQISISTSVIPIEWKDCKINVLDTPGYFDFFGEVISGLKAADSAVLVVCAASGVEVGTEKSFHMLEAEKLPTVVFINKMDRENADFYKTLDQLRNKFGNKVVPMTLPIGSEHSFTGYVDLITNKAYVYSQKGIQEADIPAEMEENVSKFREELIEDIAENDEALMEKFFAGEELSKDELLKGLKEGVKSRDVFPVICGSSLKNIGIDILLDIMTEVLPSPIEANKFKAAADENKPYSAFVFNTIADPFVGKLSIFRVVSGAVSSDSTVYNGTKKVNEKIGQLYVLRGKKQIPVSKLVAGDIGACAKLQFTMTGDTLCDQANQVEYGPIVFPEPTLALAIEPKAKGDEDKISNGLQRLQEEDQTFKVEKNVETGQVIVYGMGEQHIEVISKKLQSKFGVECVLTEPIIPYRETIKGKSKVEGKHKKQTGGHGQYGHVWIEFEPYKEGEFKFEDKIFGGAVPKQYIPAVEKGLRECIKEGVLAKYPVVNIKATLLDGSFHPVDSSEMAFKVAASIAFKKGMEEANPVLLEPIMHVEVTVPEEYMGDVIGDLNKRRGRILGMESKGDMEVVTAEVPQAEMAKYATDLRSLTQARGEFKMSFARYEEAPPAVAEKVIEARKKSQE from the coding sequence ATGAAAGATTATAAAACGCAACAAATAAGAAATGTTGGATTAGTTTCACATGGCGGAGCTGGGAAAACTACGCTTGCAGAAGCACTACTGTACAATGCAAAGGCCATAGATAGGATTGGGCGCGTAGAGGACGGAACAACTGTATCTGATTACGATCCTGAGGAAATTTCAAGGCAAATCTCTATATCGACATCTGTAATTCCGATTGAGTGGAAAGACTGCAAAATAAACGTGCTTGATACACCTGGCTACTTTGATTTTTTTGGTGAAGTAATCAGTGGGTTGAAGGCTGCCGACAGCGCTGTGCTGGTCGTTTGTGCTGCATCAGGAGTTGAGGTTGGCACCGAAAAATCGTTTCACATGTTAGAGGCTGAAAAGCTTCCTACTGTGGTGTTTATAAACAAGATGGACAGAGAGAATGCAGACTTCTATAAGACTCTCGATCAGTTGAGAAATAAGTTTGGCAATAAAGTTGTGCCTATGACACTACCTATTGGCAGTGAGCATAGTTTTACTGGCTACGTAGACCTTATTACAAATAAAGCATACGTTTACAGCCAGAAAGGAATTCAAGAAGCAGATATTCCTGCTGAGATGGAGGAAAATGTGTCAAAGTTTAGAGAAGAGCTTATAGAGGACATTGCTGAAAATGATGAAGCGCTGATGGAGAAATTCTTTGCGGGAGAAGAGCTTTCTAAAGATGAATTGCTTAAAGGATTGAAAGAAGGTGTAAAAAGCAGGGATGTTTTTCCTGTAATTTGTGGTTCAAGCTTAAAAAATATTGGCATAGATATACTGTTAGATATTATGACAGAAGTTTTGCCATCTCCTATTGAGGCCAACAAATTTAAGGCTGCAGCAGATGAAAATAAGCCTTATTCAGCTTTTGTATTTAATACGATAGCGGATCCATTTGTAGGAAAATTGTCTATATTTAGAGTCGTTTCCGGTGCAGTATCTTCTGACTCCACTGTGTATAACGGCACGAAGAAAGTAAATGAGAAGATTGGTCAGTTGTATGTACTGAGAGGGAAAAAGCAGATACCTGTTTCAAAATTGGTTGCTGGCGATATAGGAGCATGTGCAAAATTGCAATTTACCATGACAGGCGACACACTTTGCGATCAGGCAAATCAAGTAGAATATGGACCTATTGTATTTCCTGAGCCCACATTGGCTTTGGCGATCGAGCCTAAGGCAAAAGGCGATGAAGACAAGATAAGCAACGGACTTCAAAGGCTTCAGGAAGAGGATCAGACATTTAAAGTCGAGAAAAACGTCGAAACAGGACAGGTAATAGTATACGGCATGGGTGAGCAGCACATAGAAGTTATATCAAAGAAACTTCAAAGCAAATTTGGAGTAGAGTGTGTTCTTACAGAGCCTATAATACCTTACAGAGAGACGATAAAAGGCAAATCAAAAGTGGAAGGCAAGCACAAGAAGCAGACAGGAGGGCATGGACAATACGGCCATGTCTGGATAGAATTTGAACCGTACAAAGAAGGAGAGTTCAAGTTTGAAGACAAGATATTTGGTGGAGCGGTGCCAAAGCAGTACATTCCTGCGGTTGAGAAAGGACTTAGAGAATGCATAAAAGAAGGTGTGCTTGCTAAGTATCCTGTTGTCAATATAAAAGCGACACTTTTGGATGGTTCTTTTCACCCTGTAGATTCATCTGAGATGGCTTTTAAGGTTGCTGCATCTATAGCTTTTAAGAAAGGCATGGAAGAGGCAAATCCGGTTTTGTTAGAGCCTATAATGCACGTAGAAGTAACAGTGCCTGAGGAGTATATGGGTGATGTCATTGGAGACCTAAACAAAAGGAGAGGGCGCATATTAGGGATGGAGTCAAAGGGAGACATGGAGGTAGTGACTGCGGAAGTTCCTCAAGCCGAAATGGCTAAGTATGCTACAGATTTAAGGTCATTGACGCAAGCCAGAGGCGAATTCAAGATGTCATTTGCAAGGTATGAAGAGGCGCCACCTGCTGTTGCAGAAAAAGTCATAGAGGCAAGAAAAAAATCTCAAGAGTAA
- a CDS encoding BglG family transcription antiterminator has translation MSISERDIEIIKILLNTDEPLVVDEIAERLRVSNKTIRNDLKKIEEYLIKRGLKLLKKPGTGIMIEGPENKKLDLSTELSSSTKFMEPFSPEARKNYILRRLFMSNKNITIKELAEELYVSKVTIHKDLESVEEWLSKYNLKLIKKTNYGIEISGDEENWRNAAASLIVSNKGQDEIKELLYDDYTGRIDYKTLTRLKELIDIDYKKLEKIVSNMESRLEFMFSDEAFISLIIHIAISMERLRRNKDIRLSKDVLNKLKRHEEYTIAEKAAKEIEENFNIKLPDSEVGYILLHILGAKMQQNKLDDIDIEIKEDENIDIAVTMAKEIIKIAEKALSVDFSGDSQLLNGLILHLKPTINRLKYGLTLRNPILDQIKENYPDIFGVAWMTSTVFEKYIGKKAGEEELGYITLHLGAAFERAKKPLRALVVCSSGIGTSQLLAVRLERWFKNIEVVDIVSSLSLNDVMSDNVDFIISTVPVESNKPVINITPLLTQSDIKKLENFIDEYYESKKIVDVEIIDVDREFEEKIMLLKYVVSELIRTGYVKNEYLDDVLKREEVSSTYIGNGIAIPHGNPDNVNKSVISVIRLKKTISWGDGDVTLIIMVSINAADIKYASRFFRKLYNNIDDTNFRENLLKMKDKKEIEKLLMNNML, from the coding sequence ATGAGTATTTCTGAAAGGGATATTGAGATAATTAAAATACTATTAAACACTGATGAGCCTTTAGTTGTTGATGAGATTGCAGAAAGGTTGAGGGTTTCTAACAAAACGATTAGAAATGATTTAAAAAAAATAGAAGAATACTTGATTAAAAGAGGTTTAAAATTATTGAAAAAGCCTGGAACTGGTATTATGATTGAAGGCCCTGAAAATAAAAAGCTTGATCTTTCTACTGAATTAAGCAGTTCTACAAAATTTATGGAGCCATTTTCTCCGGAGGCAAGGAAAAATTATATATTAAGAAGACTTTTTATGAGCAATAAAAATATAACTATTAAAGAACTTGCAGAGGAACTTTATGTAAGCAAAGTTACAATTCACAAGGACCTTGAATCGGTGGAAGAATGGCTTTCAAAGTACAATTTGAAATTGATAAAGAAAACCAATTATGGCATAGAGATATCTGGAGATGAAGAAAATTGGCGAAATGCCGCAGCAAGTTTAATAGTTTCTAATAAAGGTCAAGATGAGATTAAGGAACTTTTATATGATGATTACACAGGCAGAATAGACTATAAGACGTTAACACGATTAAAGGAGTTAATTGACATTGACTACAAAAAGTTAGAAAAAATAGTATCCAATATGGAATCAAGGCTGGAATTTATGTTTTCTGACGAAGCATTTATAAGTCTGATTATCCATATAGCAATATCGATGGAAAGGCTTAGAAGAAATAAAGACATAAGATTGTCAAAAGATGTATTAAACAAATTAAAAAGACATGAAGAATATACGATTGCAGAGAAGGCTGCCAAAGAGATTGAGGAGAATTTTAATATAAAGTTGCCTGATTCAGAAGTTGGATATATTTTGCTTCATATATTAGGTGCAAAAATGCAGCAGAACAAACTCGACGACATAGATATTGAAATAAAAGAAGATGAAAATATTGATATAGCTGTTACGATGGCAAAAGAGATAATAAAGATAGCAGAAAAAGCTTTGTCTGTTGATTTTAGTGGAGATAGCCAACTTTTAAATGGATTGATATTGCATTTGAAGCCCACTATAAATAGGCTAAAGTACGGATTGACGCTTCGTAATCCTATATTGGATCAAATCAAGGAAAATTATCCAGATATATTTGGCGTAGCTTGGATGACAAGTACAGTTTTTGAAAAGTACATTGGTAAAAAAGCGGGAGAAGAAGAACTCGGATATATTACTTTGCATTTGGGTGCGGCTTTTGAAAGGGCAAAAAAACCTCTTAGGGCTTTGGTTGTATGTTCCAGCGGAATTGGCACATCCCAGCTATTAGCTGTAAGATTGGAAAGATGGTTTAAAAATATAGAAGTGGTTGATATAGTATCGTCATTATCACTTAATGATGTAATGTCTGACAATGTGGATTTTATTATATCTACTGTGCCGGTCGAAAGCAACAAACCAGTTATTAATATAACACCGCTTTTGACACAAAGCGATATAAAGAAATTAGAAAATTTTATAGATGAATATTATGAAAGCAAAAAGATAGTTGATGTAGAAATCATTGATGTAGATAGAGAATTTGAAGAAAAAATAATGCTGCTTAAGTACGTAGTGTCTGAACTAATCAGAACAGGTTATGTTAAAAATGAGTATTTAGACGATGTGTTAAAAAGAGAAGAAGTCTCCTCTACATATATTGGCAATGGTATTGCGATTCCACATGGAAATCCCGATAATGTAAACAAATCTGTCATATCAGTTATACGCTTAAAAAAGACTATAAGCTGGGGCGATGGTGATGTGACATTGATCATAATGGTATCAATAAATGCTGCTGATATAAAATATGCCAGTAGGTTCTTTAGGAAACTTTACAATAATATCGACGATACGAATTTTAGGGAAAATTTACTTAAAATGAAGGATAAAAAAGAAATTGAAAAATTATTGATGAATAATATGTTGTAA
- a CDS encoding sensor domain-containing diguanylate cyclase, with translation MLKKRETLFDFVLIAVGFSLLIYTCFKYGIKIDMKLFAILLIAMVTLDNLGIKYTDIKLSISPVITIASFLIYGAESSALLATASTMIETIFFRKKVKNGFLNGAMFSITYIVAGHLYEILGGKIGRFSVGQLIYVVIYVLTSFVINYFILYYALKAQGKILFKKYWTESSVLELVSYFVMVPVGIFLANMYMKFGTVIFIYHVIPLILLSFFIKAFRDLYKANQRLNALYEMVKIINSKLDLDKTLEAILYETEKVVTVSGIAIYLKDDNGFLINEKTKCREESLEAFKDVYMNNEGLIGKVVNEGKSVIIGNLKADKGYFDKNISKYYDSAIVVPIKGAEGVMGCISAFQNEINAFDEDSLKIMEALSEQSSIAIMNAKRYFEISKKSITDPLTKTYNRRFFDQILHDSIAKSSIEKTPVSLIMLDVDRFKQINDTYGHMVGDTVLREIASRIKSCVRNNDIVARYGGEEFSVILPNLTAEQACVIAERIRYEVSSKPIKTDAGDINITVSAGVADFPNKAESAEKLISHADRALYAGCKTKGRDRVAVYEI, from the coding sequence ATGTTAAAAAAAAGGGAAACATTGTTTGATTTCGTGTTAATTGCGGTGGGGTTTTCGCTTCTTATCTACACATGCTTTAAATACGGCATTAAAATCGATATGAAGCTGTTTGCTATACTCCTGATAGCCATGGTTACTCTTGACAATTTGGGCATAAAGTACACCGACATAAAGCTTTCTATAAGCCCTGTAATCACGATAGCATCTTTCTTGATATATGGTGCGGAGTCGTCTGCTCTTTTGGCTACTGCATCTACCATGATTGAGACAATATTTTTCAGAAAAAAAGTAAAAAATGGATTTTTAAATGGAGCAATGTTTTCCATAACATACATAGTAGCAGGGCATCTTTATGAGATTTTAGGTGGAAAAATCGGACGATTTTCAGTTGGACAGCTTATATATGTGGTGATTTACGTGCTTACAAGTTTTGTAATAAATTACTTTATCTTGTACTATGCGTTGAAAGCGCAAGGAAAGATTCTATTTAAGAAATACTGGACGGAAAGCTCAGTTTTAGAGTTGGTTTCTTATTTTGTAATGGTACCTGTAGGCATATTTTTAGCTAATATGTATATGAAATTTGGCACTGTTATTTTTATATATCATGTCATACCTTTGATTTTGCTGTCGTTTTTCATAAAGGCTTTTAGAGATCTTTACAAGGCCAACCAGAGGCTAAATGCTTTATATGAAATGGTGAAAATAATCAATTCGAAGTTGGATTTAGACAAAACTTTAGAAGCAATATTATACGAAACAGAAAAAGTAGTAACCGTATCAGGAATAGCTATTTATTTGAAGGATGACAATGGATTTTTGATAAATGAAAAGACTAAGTGCCGGGAAGAATCATTGGAGGCTTTTAAAGATGTGTACATGAACAATGAAGGGCTAATAGGCAAAGTAGTGAATGAGGGGAAGTCTGTAATAATAGGCAATTTAAAAGCTGACAAAGGCTATTTTGACAAAAATATATCTAAATATTACGATTCTGCAATTGTAGTTCCTATAAAAGGAGCGGAAGGTGTAATGGGCTGTATATCTGCATTTCAAAACGAAATCAACGCATTCGATGAAGATTCTTTAAAGATAATGGAGGCATTATCAGAGCAGTCTTCAATAGCCATAATGAATGCAAAAAGGTACTTTGAAATAAGCAAAAAGTCCATTACCGATCCATTGACAAAAACATATAACAGGAGATTTTTCGATCAGATATTGCATGACAGTATAGCAAAGTCATCTATTGAGAAGACTCCTGTAAGCCTGATAATGTTGGATGTAGACAGGTTTAAGCAGATTAATGATACGTACGGACACATGGTGGGAGATACTGTGCTTAGAGAGATTGCATCGAGGATAAAAAGCTGTGTTAGAAACAATGATATCGTTGCAAGATATGGAGGAGAGGAGTTTTCCGTTATACTTCCAAACTTGACAGCGGAACAGGCATGTGTGATTGCCGAAAGAATAAGATATGAAGTATCATCTAAGCCCATAAAAACTGATGCTGGTGACATAAATATAACTGTCAGTGCTGGTGTTGCTGATTTCCCGAATAAAGCAGAATCAGCGGAAAAGCTCATAAGCCATGCTGATAGAGCTCTTTATGCCGGGTGCAAGACAAAAGGCAGGGACAGAGTCGCAGTGTATGAAATATAA
- a CDS encoding PTS fructose transporter subunit IIB produces MKIVAVTACPTGIAHTYMAAEALEKAAKQLGHKIKVETQGSIGIENKISKKEVDEADLVIFAADVAVKEESRFKDKPIYKVEAQKAIKNAKAVVEDALKILQK; encoded by the coding sequence ATGAAAATTGTAGCAGTTACAGCTTGTCCTACAGGAATAGCACATACGTATATGGCTGCTGAAGCATTGGAGAAGGCGGCGAAGCAATTAGGGCATAAAATCAAAGTGGAAACACAAGGTTCAATAGGCATTGAAAATAAAATATCAAAAAAAGAAGTGGATGAGGCAGACTTAGTGATATTTGCAGCAGATGTAGCTGTGAAAGAAGAATCGAGGTTTAAAGATAAACCAATTTATAAGGTTGAGGCGCAAAAGGCCATAAAAAATGCGAAAGCAGTCGTTGAAGATGCTCTTAAGATACTGCAAAAATGA
- a CDS encoding PTS fructose transporter subunit IIC encodes MKEELKRVREYLMTGVSYMIPIVVIGGVLIAFSIALSGVQAGKGAVITNPVLKNMNDIGSAAFSMMVPVLAGFIAFGIADRPGIAPGLVGGVLANQLKAGFLGGIVAGFIAGYVARWIKGWKVHKNLRPIMPIFVIPILTSLIVGGLMIYILGNPIASAMEAMTNWLKSMSTGNAIVLALIMGAMIAFDMGGPVNKVAFLFGAAMIGQGVYTIMGPIAAAICTPPLGMGVATLLAPKKYTKVEREAGYGALAMGLIGITEGAIPFAAGDPLRVIPSIMIGSSISAAVAAIFKVGDHAPHGGPIVLPVIDNKIGFIVAVLVGIAVTALIVNSLKKNVAEDENEDEEVTA; translated from the coding sequence ATGAAAGAAGAGCTGAAAAGAGTTAGAGAATATCTTATGACTGGTGTATCTTACATGATACCGATTGTTGTAATTGGCGGTGTTTTGATTGCCTTTTCAATTGCTTTAAGTGGTGTGCAAGCAGGTAAAGGAGCTGTAATAACAAACCCTGTACTTAAAAACATGAATGATATAGGTTCTGCGGCATTTTCTATGATGGTACCGGTTCTTGCTGGATTTATAGCGTTTGGAATCGCAGATAGACCTGGTATAGCACCTGGACTTGTTGGCGGTGTATTGGCGAATCAGTTGAAAGCAGGCTTCTTAGGCGGAATAGTAGCCGGATTTATTGCAGGTTATGTGGCCAGGTGGATAAAGGGCTGGAAAGTTCATAAAAACTTAAGGCCTATAATGCCTATATTTGTGATACCAATATTGACATCACTTATTGTAGGTGGCCTTATGATATACATCTTAGGCAATCCTATTGCTTCAGCAATGGAGGCTATGACTAATTGGTTAAAATCAATGTCTACAGGTAATGCTATAGTTTTAGCTTTAATAATGGGTGCTATGATTGCGTTTGACATGGGCGGTCCTGTCAACAAAGTAGCATTTTTGTTTGGTGCAGCAATGATAGGTCAAGGAGTTTATACAATAATGGGGCCGATTGCGGCCGCTATATGTACTCCACCATTAGGCATGGGTGTTGCAACACTTTTAGCACCTAAAAAGTACACAAAGGTAGAAAGAGAAGCTGGATATGGTGCGTTGGCAATGGGCTTGATTGGCATTACTGAAGGTGCAATACCATTTGCCGCAGGAGATCCGTTAAGAGTCATTCCATCTATAATGATAGGTTCATCTATATCTGCAGCAGTTGCGGCAATATTTAAGGTTGGTGACCATGCACCACACGGTGGTCCCATAGTATTGCCTGTCATAGATAACAAAATAGGCTTTATAGTTGCAGTATTAGTTGGAATTGCAGTGACGGCGTTAATTGTAAATAGTCTAAAGAAAAATGTTGCAGAAGATGAAAATGAAGATGAAGAAGTAACAGCATGA
- a CDS encoding PTS sugar transporter subunit IIA, with amino-acid sequence MIINENLITLDLEAKDRGSAIIELSQLAFNDGKVTSVDDFVKSVFEREKTYTTGVGNGIAIPHGKSDAVKEAMIVFGKSVHGIEWNSLDGNPVEIIFLLGIPNENVNGIHLKILSQLSRKLMDEKFVERLKKANDKTEILKALNDINIE; translated from the coding sequence ATGATAATAAACGAAAATTTAATCACACTAGACTTAGAAGCGAAAGACAGGGGAAGTGCCATAATAGAGTTATCACAACTTGCTTTTAATGATGGTAAAGTCACTTCTGTTGATGATTTTGTTAAAAGTGTGTTTGAAAGAGAGAAGACATACACAACAGGTGTAGGCAATGGTATTGCGATACCACATGGAAAATCAGATGCTGTAAAGGAGGCGATGATAGTCTTTGGAAAATCAGTCCATGGTATAGAGTGGAATTCTCTCGATGGAAACCCAGTAGAAATAATATTTTTATTGGGGATTCCAAATGAAAACGTAAATGGAATTCATCTTAAAATCTTATCGCAATTATCAAGAAAGCTTATGGATGAGAAGTTTGTGGAAAGGCTAAAAAAAGCTAATGATAAAACTGAGATTTTGAAAGCTTTAAATGACATAAATATCGAGTAA
- the ptsP gene encoding phosphoenolpyruvate--protein phosphotransferase: MLKGVAASPGIAIGKVFLYAKKFAEINTQNIDESMVKDEIAKFENAIKLTKAQLEKIKEKTEMEFGKDKAEIFEAHLMLANDPELYDSVVNMIKIDYVTADNAVNHVIEQHASVMESLDDKYLKERAVDLRDVGHRIINNIHGIVDVNLSELDEDVIIIAKDLTPSDTATMRKERVLGFATDVGGRTSHTAIMARSLEIPAVVGTGNVTKQVSDGDIAIVDGNEGVVIVNPTEDVLKEYEEKRDKYKTRVEKLKELKDLPAVTTDGRQSMLAANIGTPNDVEGALKNGAEGIGLFRTEFLYMNRNDFPTEEEQFEAYKYVAEKMNGKPVTIRTLDIGGDKKLPYLNMPEEMNPFLGYRAIRLCLDEKEMFKTQLRALLRASAYGNILIMYPMISSVVEVRKANEILNEVKGELDQKGIKYDKNIKVGIMVEIPSAAVTADLLAKEVDFFSIGTNDLCQYTLAVDRMNERIKDYYKPFNPAILRLIKNVIDASHKEGIFTAMCGEMAGDPLTTVILLGLGLDEFSMSASSIPNIKNIIRNVSYEKAKEFTEMVLNMSTPDEIEEASRKILYDIIGE; encoded by the coding sequence ATGTTAAAAGGCGTTGCGGCATCACCGGGTATTGCAATAGGCAAGGTTTTTTTGTATGCGAAGAAATTTGCTGAAATCAATACCCAAAATATCGATGAATCAATGGTAAAAGATGAAATAGCAAAATTTGAAAATGCAATTAAATTGACAAAAGCTCAATTGGAAAAGATCAAGGAAAAGACGGAAATGGAGTTTGGAAAAGACAAGGCTGAGATTTTTGAAGCACATCTTATGCTGGCAAATGATCCGGAGCTTTATGATTCTGTCGTAAATATGATAAAAATTGACTATGTTACGGCTGACAATGCTGTGAATCACGTCATTGAGCAGCATGCATCCGTGATGGAATCCCTTGACGACAAATATTTAAAAGAAAGAGCCGTTGACTTAAGAGATGTTGGGCATAGGATAATAAATAATATACATGGCATAGTGGATGTAAATTTGTCAGAGCTTGATGAAGACGTGATAATAATTGCTAAAGATTTAACACCATCTGATACGGCTACAATGAGAAAAGAAAGAGTCTTAGGATTTGCTACAGATGTAGGTGGAAGGACATCCCACACTGCCATTATGGCTCGGTCTTTAGAAATTCCAGCAGTAGTAGGAACCGGAAATGTTACTAAGCAGGTTTCTGACGGTGATATCGCCATTGTAGATGGAAATGAAGGAGTAGTAATTGTAAATCCCACTGAAGATGTCCTTAAGGAATATGAGGAAAAGCGCGATAAATATAAGACTCGAGTTGAAAAGTTGAAAGAGTTAAAAGATTTGCCTGCAGTTACCACAGATGGAAGACAATCGATGCTGGCAGCAAATATCGGCACGCCTAATGACGTAGAAGGCGCTTTGAAAAACGGTGCTGAGGGGATAGGGCTCTTTAGAACAGAGTTTCTTTACATGAACAGGAATGATTTTCCTACAGAAGAAGAACAATTTGAAGCGTATAAATACGTAGCAGAGAAGATGAATGGCAAACCAGTCACCATAAGGACATTAGATATTGGCGGTGATAAGAAATTGCCATATCTAAATATGCCAGAGGAGATGAATCCATTTTTAGGTTACAGAGCCATAAGGCTTTGCCTTGACGAAAAAGAGATGTTTAAAACACAGCTTAGAGCTTTGCTTAGAGCCAGTGCATATGGAAACATATTGATAATGTATCCTATGATTTCTTCGGTAGTTGAAGTAAGAAAGGCAAATGAAATCTTAAACGAAGTCAAAGGAGAACTGGATCAAAAGGGTATAAAATACGATAAAAATATAAAAGTTGGCATAATGGTGGAAATACCATCTGCTGCAGTGACTGCAGATCTTCTCGCAAAAGAAGTAGACTTCTTTAGCATCGGCACTAACGATTTGTGCCAATACACGCTTGCTGTTGATAGGATGAATGAGAGGATAAAAGATTACTATAAGCCGTTTAATCCAGCAATATTGAGGCTTATTAAGAATGTCATAGATGCATCGCACAAAGAAGGCATATTTACAGCTATGTGCGGCGAGATGGCTGGTGATCCCCTTACAACGGTTATCCTTTTAGGATTAGGCTTGGACGAATTTTCAATGAGTGCAAGCTCTATACCTAATATAAAAAATATAATAAGAAATGTTTCTTATGAAAAAGCTAAAGAATTTACAGAAATGGTATTGAACATGTCAACACCTGATGAGATAGAAGAAGCATCGAGAAAAATTTTATACGATATAATTGGCGAATAA